The following proteins come from a genomic window of Metarhizium brunneum chromosome 2, complete sequence:
- the egt-1 gene encoding Ergothioneine biosynthesis protein 1: protein MPAVMECVQTITTPFPVKQPAGKAASRPRGDLDIIDIRSNRVDFNLKDEVARMVIPKDGRARKLPTLLLYDERGLQLFEDITYLDEYYLTNDEIELLKKHSVEIAATIPDGAMVIELGSGNLRKVCLLLQAFEDARKSIDYYALDLSKKELERTLSHVPDFKYVCCHGLLGTYDDGTVWLKQPSIVDRPKCILHLGSSIGNFHRNEAAEFLQSYADILKPQDSMVVGLDSCGNPDRIYHAYNDSKGITHEFILNGLINANRIYGQEIFHLPDWKVIGEYVYDDEGGRHQAFLSPLQEVNVLGSIIKPNERIQIEQSLKYSKIGAENLWKHAGLREIGIWTRGDEYGLHMLQKAQIPFSKAPSLYAAQTLPTLSDWQALWSTWDIVTKQMLPRQELTEQPIKLRNACIFYLGHIPTFLDIQLTKTTKLPPTDPASYATIFERGIDPDVDNPEHCHVHSEIPDEWPPVEDITAYQGRVRARLSRLYEEGVEKLPRQVARAIWVGFEHELMHIETLLYMMLQSDRTLPPPHMGIPDFERMAKRAFEARVDNEWFDVPAQEVILGMNDPESGTDNVHFGWDNEKPARKVQVHAFQARGRPITNEEYAQYLYTTNAAKIPASWSSNGLTNGTHKPNSANGTNGYKDVPTTLPDSFLSDKSVRTVYGLVPLKSALDWPVFASYDELAGCASWMGGRIPTFEEARSIYAFVESQRELLMGGRLSRKVPAVNGHLSNDGVEETPPCSSPSAVENSSALFVDLAGANVGFKHWHPVPVTSQGNTLAGQSGMGGVWEWTSSPLRRHEGFEPMELYPLYTADFFDDKHNIVLGGSWATHPRIAGRKSFVNWYQRNYPYAWVGARVVRDVE, encoded by the exons ATGCCCGCCGTCATGGAGTGTGTCCAGACCATCACGACGCCATTCCCCGTCAAGCAGCCCGCTGGCAAAGCTGCCTCGAGGCCCCGGGGCGACCTTGATATTATCGACATTCGCAGCAACAGGGTCGACTTCAACCTCAAGGATGAAGTGGCCCGCATGGTGATCCCCAAGGACGGGCGCGCGCGCAAGCTCCcgacgctgctgctgtaTGATGAGAGGGGGCTGCAGCTATTTGAGGAT ATCACGTATCTGGACGAGTACTATCTGACCAACGACGAAATCgagctgctgaagaagcacTCGGTCGAGATTGCCGCCACGATCCCGGATGGAGCCATGGTGATTGAGTTGGGGAGCGG CAATCTCCGCAAGGTCTGTCTCCTCCTGCAGGCGTTCGAGGACGCCCGCAAATCCATCGACTACTACGCTCTGGATCTCTccaagaaggagctggagcgTACGCTATCACACGTTCCTGATTTCAAGTACGTTTGCTGCCACGGCTTGTTGGGGACATATGACGATGGCACAGTCTGGTTGAAGCAGCCTTCTATTGTGGACAGGCCAAAGTGCATTCTGCATCTGGGATCCAGTATTG GAAACTTCCACAGAAACGAGGCTGCCGAGTTTTTGCAGTCGTATGCGGATATTCTAAAGCCCCAAGACAGCATGGTTGTTGGGCTGGATTCTTGTGGGAACCCCGACAGGATTTA CCACGCTTACAATG ACAGCAAGGGTATAACTCATGA GTTCATCCTCAATGGGCTCATAAACGCCAATCGCATCTATGGCCAAGAAATATTCCACTTGCCGGACTGGAAAGTCATCGGCGAATACGtctacgacgacgagggcggccGCCACCAAGCCTTCCTGTCTCCTCTCCAGGAGGTCAACGTCCTTGGATCAATCATCAAACCCAATGAAAGAATTCAAATCGAACAGAGTCTCAAGTACTCCAAAATTGGTGCTGAAAACTTGTGGAAACACGCTGGTCTCCGTGAAATCGGAATCTGGACCCGTGGCGATGAATACG GCCTTCATATGCTTCAAAAAGCCCAGATCCCATTCAGCAAAGCCCCCTCACTCTACGCTGCCCAAACGTTGCCCACCCTAAGCGACTGGCAAGCCCTCTGGTCAACGTGGGACATTGTCACGAAGCAAATGCTGCCCAGACAGGAACTCACCGAGCAGCCCATCAAACTACGCAACGCATGTATCTTTTACCTGGGCCATATCCCTACATTTCTCGATATTCAGCTCACAAAGACGACGAAACTGCCTCCTACGGATCCAGCGTCTTATGCTACCATTTTCGAGCGTGGAATAGATCCGGACGTAGATAACCCCGAGCATTGTCACGTCCATTCAGAGATCCCAGATGAATGGCCGCCTGTGGAAGACATCACTGCCTATCAAGGGCGAGTACGTGCTCGCCTCAGCAGGCTGTATGAGGAGGGGGTTGAGAAGCTTCCTCGCCAGGTGGCAAGAGCCATCTGGGTTGGTTTCGAGCATGAGCTCATGCACATCGAGACACTGCTCTACATGATGCTGCAGAGCGACAGGACACTGCCGCCACCCCACATGGGGATCCCTGACTTTGAGAGGATGGCAAAGAGGGCCTTTGAGGCCAGAGTAGACAATGAGTGGTTCGACGTGCCTGCTCAGGAAGTGATTCTGGGAATGAATGATCCCGAAAGCGGCACGGACAATGTTCATTTCGGATG GGACAATGAGAAACCAGCACGAAAGGTCCAAGTCCACGCTTTCCAGGCCCGAGGCAGACCCATCACCAACGAAGAA TACGCCCAATACTTGTACACGACAAACGCAGCCAAAATCCCCGCGTCCTGGTCCTCCAACGGCCTCACCAACGGCACCCACAAACCCAACAGCGCAAACGGGACAAACGGCTACAAAGACGTTCCCACAACCTTGCCAGACTCCTTTCTGAGCGACAAGTCCGTTCGCACCGTGTACGGCCTCGTGCCGCTCAAGTCGGCGCTCGACTGGCCCGTCTTCGCGTCCTACGACGAACTCGCCGGCTGCGCATCCTGGATGGGCGGCAGGATCCCGACATTCGAGGAGGCCCGCAGCATTTACGCCTTTGTCGAGAGTCAGCGTGAGTTGCTCATGGGCGGCCGACTTTCCAGAAAGGTCCCCGCTGTGAATGG ACATCTCTCAAACGACGGCGTGGAAGAAACACCGCCTTGCTCATCCCCCTCCGCGGTCGAGAATAGCTCCGCGCTATTCGTCGACCTGGCCGGCGCAAACGTCGGCTTCAAACACTGGCACCCCGTGCCGGTGACTTCCCAGGGCAACACCCTGGCCGGCCAGTCCGGCATGGGGGGCGTGTGGGAATGGACTTCTTCTCCGCTGCGAAGACACGAGGGCTTCGAGCCGATGGAGCTGTATCCGCTTTACACGGCGGACTTCTTCGACGACAAGCACAACATTGTGCTGGGCGGCTCGTGGGCCACCCACCCCAGGATTGCGGGCCGGAAGAGcttcgtcaactggtaccaGAGGAACTATCCTTATGCTTGGGTTGGAGCGCGGGTGGTGAGGGATGTTGAGTAG
- the GCN3 gene encoding Translation initiation factor eIF-2B subunit alpha — protein sequence MTSPGEAAAAKDTVSGDLPIRRPSMASSNFDIVSTYHKFLESDPNLTKPVAAIQSLIELLNAVPSKTVYETLDRIKAHSDRLKASVENPVPLSAGTDLFLQYLVSSLKEQEDSFDAVRQHLLRNGRLFAQRAVDARNGVAKQGWRFVREDKCVLTHGASRCVTALLERAARNLNGKFRVVYVRDETRVAESDRVVRELRQMGIPVAEIPVAAVAHVMGLLRQVHMVMVGAEAVTNNGGIISRIGTFQIAQLASKVKMPFYVAAETHKFTKKLPMDQRDLGLRKHGYWTQHVLDFSTDSASKQLENAVDYTPHTLITNLITENGIHLPTYVCEQLLDIYGNLHES from the exons ATGACTTCCCCTGGCGAGGCTGCCG CCGCCAAGGATACCGTCTCGGGAGATCTTCCTATACGCAGACCATCTATGGCATCATCGAACTTTGA CATCGTTTCAACGTATCATAAATTCCTCGAGTCCGATCCCAACTTGACCAAGCCTGTTGCTGCCATCCAATCATTAATTGAGCTTCTCAACGCTGTCCCTTCCAAAACCGTGTACGAGACCCTTGATAGAATCAAAGCCCACTCCGACCGCCTCAAGGCTTCTGTCGAAAACCCTGTGCCTCTGAGCGCTGGCACCGATCTTTTTCTCCAGTATCTTGTCTCCTCGCTTAAGGAGCAGGAAGACAGCTTTGATGCCGTGAGGCAACACCTCCTCCGCAACGGTCGATTATTCGCCCAGAGAGCCGTTGATGCGCGAAATGGGGTCGCTAAGCAAGGCTGGCGTTTTGTAAGAGAAGACAAATGTGTCTTGACCCATGGTGCCTCGAGATGCGTCACTGCCCTGTTGGAGCGGGCCGCCAGGAATCTCAATGGAAAGTTCAGGGTAGTTTACGTCAGGGATGAGACCCGCGTTGCAGAGAGTGACCGTGTCGTCAGGGAGTTGCGCCAAATGGGAATCCCCGTTGCAGAGATCCCAGTGGCCGCTGTTGCCCACGTCATGGGCTTGCTGCGTCAGGTTCACATGGTCATGGTTGGTGCGGAAGCAGTGACTAATAATGGAGGCATTATTTCTAGAATCGGCACCTTTCAGATCGCCCAACTGGCCTCAAAGGTCAAGATGCCGTTCTATGTCGCCGCCGAGACGCACAAATTCACGAAGAAGCTCCCCATGGACCAGCGGGACCTTGGCCTCAGAAAGCACGGTTATTGGACGCAGCACGTGCTTGATTTTAGCACCGACTCCGCGAGCAAGCAACTCGAGAACGCGGTTGACTACACT CCCCATACTTTGATTACAAACCTCATCACAGAAAACGGAATCCACTTGCCCACGTACGTATGTGAACAGCTGCTCGACATCTATGGAAACCTTCATGAATCATGA
- the Necap2 gene encoding Adaptin ear-binding coat-associated protein 2, whose amino-acid sequence MDLIDPATGQPLPEDAIQRNLFIDGPVHVYQIPPLTSMKGYSAISWTDDPSRNIFTGRLRVVETAFESPASDGGQGQSKLKVDLVLEDPSTGELFAAAPYTNGSVVEPVIDSSRFFALTVRDPQGHKAVLGIGFEDRSKAFDLGIALQRARRALGLENAGADASAATQENKDYSLKEGQTITVNIGSKSRGRRQPEPPSTSSDPATLQSFALPPPPGAGSGLASAQQGAGFSLPPPPSAEDVKRKRQSLRDWGFDDGENGEFA is encoded by the coding sequence ATGGACCTCATCGACCCCGCCACTGGCCAGCCGCTCCCCGAAGACGCCATCCAGCGCAACCTCTTCATTGACGGGCCCGTCCACGTCTACCAGATCCCTCCTCTAACCTCCATGAAGGGCTACAGCGCAATCTCATGGACCGACGACCCCTCGCGAAACATCTTCACAGGACGCCTGCGCGTCGTCGAAACGGCCTTTGAGTCGCCCGCGTCcgacggcggccagggccagTCCAAGCTCAAGGTTGACCTGGTCCTCGAGGACCCTTCCACCGGAGAATTGTTCGCCGCCGCACCGTATACCAACGGCTCTGTCGTGGAGCCAGTCATCGACAGCAGTCGTTTCTTTGCGCTGACAGTTCGCGACCCGCAGGGGCACAAGGCCGTTCTGGGTATAGGATTCGAAGACAGGTCGAAGGCGTTTGATCTGGGCATCGCTTTGCAGAGGGCGCGGAGGGCGCTGGGGCTCGAGaatgccggcgccgacgcgaGTGCGGCGACACAGGAGAACAAGGATTATAGTCTGAAGGAGGGCCAGACCATCACCGTGAATATAGGGAGCAAGTCGAGGGGGAGGAGGCAGCCCGAGCCGCCGAGCACTTCTTCGGATCCGGCTACGCTGCAGTCCTTTGCgctgccgcctccgccgGGTGCTGGTTCCGGTCTGGCCAGCGCTCAGCAAGGGGCTGGATTTTCcttaccgccgccgccgagcgcAGAGGACGtcaagaggaagaggcagTCGTTGAGAGATTGGGGATTTGACGACGGGGAAAATGGCGAGTTTGCGTAG